A region of the Oncorhynchus nerka isolate Pitt River linkage group LG26, Oner_Uvic_2.0, whole genome shotgun sequence genome:
agaatagcaaagcaccctttattggctcaaatagctgaccaatcaggtTGTTACCAACCGTCAGTAAACTTTTGAAAAAAaagctatttcacagtaaattaATTAACAACAGATTTTCAGTACGCTTACAGGGAAGGGCATTCAACATGTACgcacttacacaaattactgatgattggctgagagaaattgataattAAAAGATTGTGGGAGATGTTTtgttagggctcccgagtggcgcagcagtctaaggcactgcatctcagtacaataggtgtcactacagtccctgattcaagtccaggctgtattacatccagccgtgattgggagtcccataggccggcgcacaattggcacatCGTCGTCCGGGGTAGtccgtcattgtcaataagaatttgttcttaactgacttgcctagttaaataaagattaaaaatACAGAAACATAAAATAAAACACTTCAGCTTTTCACAATATTGATCataatctgctgctggaaaaagcgtaagtgttatggctttacgtcccctgctatattgtggatctGGAtctggtctaacagaacacagagggtgttctttaatggaagcctccaaCATAATCTAGGTAGAGTCAGGCATTCCCCAGAGCAGCTGTCTAGGTCCAttactttttcaatctttactaatgacttGCCACTGGCGCTGAGtgaagcctgtgtgtctatgtatgttgATGAACTAAaacactaaacctcaactaaatcttgtaatgaataatatgGAAATGTAACAAGTTGAGACTAAACTTTTGTCATGGTCAAAACTTATTGATACAACGGTAGCtaaggtctgtccataataaagcactgctctgccttaacactatcaacaaggtagGTTCTACAGGCCcttgttttgtcgcacctggactactgtccagtcgtgtggtcaggtgccacaaaaaaggacttaggaaaattacaattggcccagaaatgtacacagagagctaacaatattatgcatgtcaatctctcatggctcaaagtagagagatttacttcatcactacttgtatttgtgagaagtattgacatgttgaatgcaccgagctgtcaatttaaactactagcacacaactcagacaccaatgcataccccacaagacatgccaccaggtctcttcacagtccccacatccagaacagactatgggaggtgcacagtaccacatagagccatgacatgTCTACTattcatgcaagcagtaaaataagACTTTTACTTTAAAAATAGATAAAAATACAACTTATGGGACAGCAGGGACTGAGAAGAGACACATCGGCACAGACACTAACATATGCAATATAGACACACAATGGATTTTGTGTGGTAGAGGCCTGAAATCTGTTTTGTAATGTATAGAACTGCCtttattttgctggaccccattTAGAGTAAATGCTGCCTCGACAACAGCTAAATGGGATCCATAACTTAATACCAATGTTGGTCAATTAAGGAATATGCTATTTAATCAGATGCCATCTAGTGGCTTTTTTTGGGAGTGTCAGGTTATCACAAATCTCTGGCCCTCGGTGTGGCCTTGGCACAGGTAAAATAGATTTTGAAATAGAATGACTTAGCTGCAAAACATTACACTAAATATAAACCAACTCAGTGAACACCATCACCatattttatttaaatgtattcAACTATTTTACCATGTCAATACTTCTAGGTTGTAAATgttggtggcagttgtgaaaagaGAATAGTTAGTTTTCAAAAATGCCATTGTTGATTTGACACTCTTCTCATTTGGCCATTTTCCCCTTTAACCAAATGGTCTACCCAGTAGAAACAGTTACTATTTGGACACAAAAAATTATAGCAATATTTTCAGTTTAAAGTAAAGCTTgcctgttaattaccaaaatgTTAGACTTCAGTAATTTTGGTAAATTATCGGTATATTTGCAACCATGTGACCGCTCCAATAAGCCCCGTATGATGAACGAGAGGCTTGTAGATTTACTATTGACTATTCAGTTCAGAGTTTGCTGTAGGGGAACTAGTGTGCATTACCAACTGAAATTAACAAAATGAGTGAAGATTGAGTGTGTCAGTATAGCCGAACGTTATCAGAGAAATACACCATAACAGCTGGCTAACCGATTTACCCAGCAGGACGCAAGGGTTGTATTGACCTGTTGGCCATTTTATAAACTTGGGACACGCAGAGTGAAGATCTACAGCAACTGTAGTTACCCATTTTATGGACCCAGAGTTGACAGTTGGCTCCTTCATTGACATGGCACTACTACAAGATGAGGTAAAGGACACCCTCTGTGGTCAGACGTAACATCCTTTATTAAACTTCTATTGTTATGACCCTCAGCCACTAGTAGGTCGACAATTGTCAGTATTTATCACTGGTATGACGATGCTCAATAAGACAGAGCAAAGAACCTGAATAGACTGAATCATTACTACAGATCAACACAAACATTTgatctttttaaatgttttacaagaTGCCTTGCCTCCAAAATACAGTAGTGTTGTCAACAGAAACACCACAATGTTATAGCTGTGTTGCACTGCACCAGTTTAACACTCCCCTCCCTATAAATGTAAAGCCAGTAGGATCTATCAGAGAAGCCAGGAGTCCTGGTCTGAGGCTGGAGAACGTAGCCTGGGGATGGAAGTGGTTTAGCTCTGCTCTCCCAGGGTGTGTTTGTCAAACAGGTACTCTGCCATCTTGTTTTTGACAGCATCCATCTTGGTGAGGTTGGTGATGTGATCTCCCAGCTTCTTAATGGCCTCCACCTGCTCATTCAGGTAATGAGTCTCCAGAAAGTCACACAGCTAAAGAGGGAAAACACAGGTCAGAAAAGATAATGAATACAGACTATTGTAACAGTAATTACAGTAACACACAAGAGCCTGGTGGTAATGACATAAGGGCAGATAATGAGGTGTCTGCAGTTTAttttttaactagacaagtcagataACAAATGcctatttacaatgacattctaACAAGGCACAGTGGGTTaatcaggggcagaacagatttttaccttgtcagctcagggattcgagccAGCAACCTtctagttactggcccaaagctctaaccactagatgaCCTGCCACCCCTTATGCATTAGCTGCATTGTGTGTGGTGTCCATCTGTGGACTATTGTGTGCGTGTTAAGAAACAGGTCACCCAATCCTGTCATTAGTTATCAGAGCTACAACAACCTGATCATCTCCTGAGACATTACCTGTATTCTATGTGATACATACATGTGGTTCCACCATAACTTACATGGGGGTCAACCTTTCCAGAGGCAATCATGTGCAGGTCCAGCAGGGCCTGGTTGACATTCTTCTCCAGCTGCAGAGCACACTGCATGGCCTCCAGCCCATTTCCCCACTCATCACGTTCTGGCTTCTACACAGGACAGAGTGAACACAGGAGGGTTAGGGACTACTAGCAAACATTAAGGTTTGGATAAAGTGAACAGAGTTACATTACCTCACACTGTTTCAGTTCGGTGGTTAGAGGCAGTATGTTTAGGACTACTCCAGGTTCTCTATATCAACTTAACGCTGGACACTCACATTTTCTATCAGTCTACAATCTAAATCTGTTCCTCGATGCTCAGGCGCTCACCTTGATGTCCTGGAGTAAAATGCGTCCACCTCTCTTGTTCTGGAAGGAGAGTAGTTTGTCGGCGTGCTCTCGCTCCTCGTCGCTGTTCTCCTTGAAGAAATGCGCGAAGCCACGCAGAGCCACATCGTCACGGGAGAAATAGAAAGCCTGGGTGGATAAACAAAACATTGTAGTTAGAAGAAAAAAATGCTTGATGATATAGGAATGAATCAATCTAGTCTAGTCCGTTGTCTACTTGGTAACCTGACATTTAACCTGTCAATGAGTTGTTACGCGCTCTGACAGAGGTAGGATAGATTCCCAACTTCATTTGAATGCTATATCTAACTGGAGCGTCTTAATAGCCTTGCCAAGTAAAACTCAAATGTACTTCACGGAGTTGAGGTTATTTGCTATTAATTGTCTAGACCTACAGAAAATTCAAGTGGGAAAAGAGCCATTTAGGACCAGGCATAATAATACACGGTCATCTTGGTAGAATCCTTACCATTGAAGTGTAGGTGTAGGAGGCAAACATCTCCAAGTTGATCATCCGGTTGATAGCAGCTTCGCAATCGTGGTGATAGTTCTGGCGGATCTGAGACTCCATCTTGGCAGATTTTCTTTTATATCAAAATAAAACGGTACAAAAATAGAGTATTTCGTAACTATTTTGCTATTATAGTTCAAGTAAGTGCTATGTCATTAATCCTCAATGTTCTATAATGCGGGACGAAGGCAGAGGAGTTCCGTTCAATCACTGTTGAAGCAAGAACTTCTTCATGCGACTTATCAGACTTGTGAACTGGAAGGAGCCTTGTTCGCTCTATTTATTGTTCCAAACCGAATGCGTCAGTGAAATCCACCCTCACAAAGCGTAGCCAATCACCTTTAGAATTTCAACAGGAACTAGGCGGGTCATTTAAAGACGAGCCCACTCATACACATGACCTAAAGCAAAGATTatttattatattgacaagagAGCCGAGTGACCACTCTATCAATGGAAATACATGTGCTCAACGATTGAAGACAGgtagatcaggtgggaccattctagccaatgagagggagGTACGTGTGGAACACCACGCACAAATATACTTCATTTTTTCAAAGTTTGAATGATAcatccacatatacagtacatttgtAAAAGCTTAAACATTACGAAAAATCATAATCCTCAAGTTTGGAAAGAAAACGGGCTAATCTCACGCGGAAAGATTTTCAGAGTAAATGACCCCTTCATCGCACTGTTAGTTTAAAAAACTTTGTTTATTACAAAGAAACATTCATCTAAAGCAGAAGTATCAGCCAAAAGCAATGCTACAGTGCAGGTCTAACTACAGAAGTTATTGTTTAAAAATATGTGTGTTTGTTATATCCTTAGAAAAAAATAGGAAGACTTGGAAAATCCATTCTAATGTTAGACTAATTGAGAAATAGTCTACATCTATATTTGATTTAGGATATATAAGGAATTGAACTTTGAGACATGCAGTTCTGTAAACTTCTGTTTCATTCTCTAAGAGCACATGTTTCAATAACACATGAAGCTTAATTATTGACCTTTTCAGAATGCAGTCAAAGAAAAACTGGGTTTATcacattttaaaaaaaataaatcagCTCAATTTTCAATATGAGGTATGGGAATAGAGTAgtggacagagaaagaaaggctGGCTTTTGTAGAAATGGTATTTGATGATACACCTTTCGGTTTCAAATTACAATTGACATATTGTTGTTGAAATAACTCAAAATGGTATATCTCAAAGTTATTAGCTAAAATAGCCTACAAATGAAAATCTACACAAAATAAAGTAGCTACATACATCTGAACCATACAGGGTGCTTTCAGGGTGCTGATGTAAGTGTATATcagtattatatagtgtatatagtaagTGTATATACTTGTGTGTATATggagtatatagtatgtttactggtcctagtatggatatagttagtatgccagaTTATGTCATACCAAAATACGAAGTTTTCAAGCAGTGGACATTATTTCCGTGCTTtcagggcccataatgcaattcttcagaaaCAGGTGTGGCCTCACAAACATTTTAAGAAAATGGCAGAAAATATGGTGCCGAAGTCAGACGAGAGCGGATACAATTTCATTGCtataactaattatgacaaataaGAAAAAGTTAAGTTTCTACATTACAATTCTtaagctacgctatccttacaaACCGCATAGCGTATCCTTGCAGCAGTATGTACCATTATGTTATCTAGCTACCAAACACAAATTTAGTTGGCTATTAATACATCAGGCTTAGCTAAGCGGTATGGTCattgtgcgttctcaatggacattgttaattcactctggctatcttctccaatttcagagcactctcatctgagtgcACCAAATCGCAGATTAATTGATGAATTTAACACCCATTGAATGTAaccagtgtcagtaaacgtctgcaattttttttaaattaaattgttgccagcaacacagttacagtcaccaatgctctggataacatgaaaacaaccTACCCAGCTCTGccagggcgagtaaaatggtcagagtgaggtgttctctcatttgtgtctggaagtagctagcaagctagccaaagttagccagttagctttgaggcttgactgccgttgtgaggtcagaaagCTCGGATCAACccaactcctcggccagagcTTCCAGTGTGGGCTCTGAATGCTCAGAGAGCAAAACACTTTGAATTTAcgaactgacaatctgacaacgctctgaatttacgaacgcctaGAGCgaactctggcactccagattgaatttaccaACACATCCGAAATCGTATGATGTCTAGGtagtcatttgttatgctaacaagctagcaagaggttgcaaaGCAACAGCTTCCGGTAGACAGGCGGCGCTAGTAAGCTCAACTAAAGTAGGGTGACCAGGCGTCCCCGTTTTTGGTGGCCTGTCCCCGTTTTTGGTGGCCTGTCCCCGGTTGGAGCTGTCCCCGGAAATGTCCCAGTTTTAGGGGAGATGTCCCCGACCTCGTAGGGTAAATTGAATACTCCTGCATTAAGATTGTGTAAGGCAAAACCTGCAAAAGAAAAGGAAACAGGCAAGTTTACAAAGAAAAAGGCAACAGGCAAATGCACATTTTTATTTACTATCTATCTGCATTTTCTCGGTGTTTTCTAGAACCACTTGCAACTGGAAATTGACATGTTTAGGATAACTGGTAGAGTACTGCCAATACCAGGTTAGTTGTAGAGTCTATTTTTTTGTGTTTTGATTAGGCTTACCTGTAATGTCCAGAAATGCTGGATAACAACAATCTTTGGTTATATCATATTTAGTGTAGCTACAAGCTATTgatttttgccatggggcagagaaatTTTGCTGTTTTAGAGCTCAGGGATTCTTAAAGAATGGCCGATCAACTTTTTACTACAAATATTTGTCTTAATTTGAACTAAATGTGAAGATTATATTTTGACACACCAAAGTATCAGCTATTAACACCATGTAAAAGGAACAACCTCCTATTTTTTTCATTAAATGCAACTAAGTGGATATGGTCAATTTCGTCAGACACCATAAAAGGCATTTCATTTGTACAATTATTGTCAACAAGTGTTTAAAGGCCTTGATTATTTAATGCTAACATTAGATTATTCATAAATGTAATACATATCtcaaacatttttattttgttttattgcCATATTAAATGCTCCAGGGATAATTTAGCTAGCAATCTGGCATGGTTTCTAGATTTTGAACATGAAATAACAATTATAAAGCTAACATTATCCCTTAGGTCTAGCACAGCAAATACATTAATTGTTGAAGCATATGTTGCAGAACAGTGATTACAATATTTGTTCAGAATATTGACAACAACAACTAAATCAATCTTAAGGGGTTAGTTCCTCTCTGtatagatgggagaaccttccagaaggacaaccatctctgcagcactccatcaatcaagcatttatggtagagtggccagatggaagcaacttctcagtaaaaggcactttTGACAGCCTTTGAGTTTTAGCTTTAGCTTTAGTTTTAGTTTTAGCCTTGGAGtttcccaaaaggcacctaaaggactctccagTTTAAGGGCTGAGTCGAGACctagatgcagacacgggaggcagatttTTTCGAGTCCCTGATATTTATTAGTATCAAGGGGCAGGCAAGATattggtcatggacaggcaaaagatcATAACAAGGTCAGAGTCAGGAGGTAcaggtggcaggcaggctcgaggtcagggcaggcagtatggtcagggcaggcaggttcACAGTCagggcaggcaagggtcaaaaccgggaggacaagCAAAACAGAGCTAAGAAAAAGCAGGGACACGGGTTAATGATAAGGAATTATATGCTTAAAGGTAACGATTAaaatattccaccctgaaaccatataattgtatgaaatgtATTAGAATCATAAAACTATAATCTGATGATGGGTGTAATTTTAGTCCGGATTAGAACAAGGACCTTTTGCTCTTTTTTAGTATGTAAGCAGGGTGCAAGTGGGAAACAAATGATAAGAGAAGCTATTGACAGACAAGTAGtactactgtgttccttacaggacattctgtctccaCCCGTGGAGGGAGAAATTGTTAGGCTTGCAGAAAATTATGAAACATGTTGCAGATTAAAGAAACAATGTGTCTGTATAGTGGAAAAACACTGACTGTCTGAGCAAGGCGTAGTTTAAGATTTtaacttgtttgtgtgtgtgttataaagaNNNNNNNNNNNNNNNNNNNNNNNNNNNNNNNNNNNNNNNNNNNNNNNNNNNNNNNNNNNNNNNNNNNNNNNNNNNNNNNNNNNNNNNNNNNNNNNNNNNNNNNNNNNNNNNNNNNNNNNNNNNNNNNNNNNNNNNNNNNNNNNNNNNNNNNNNNNNNNNNNNNNNNNNNNNNNNNNNNNNNNNNNNNNNNNNNNNNNNNNNNNNNNNNNNNNNNNNNNNNNNNNNNNNNNNNNNNNNNNNNNNNNNNNNNNNNNNNNNNNNNNNNNNNNNNNNNNNNNNNNNNNNNNNNNNNNNNNNNNNNNNNNNNNNNNNNNNNNNNNNNNNNNNNNNNNNNNNNNNNNNNNNNNNNNNNNNNNNNNNNNNNNNNNNNNNNNNNNNNNNNNNNNNNNNNNNNNNNNNNNNNNNNNNNNNNNNNNNNNNNNNNNNNNNNNNNNNNNNNNNNNNNNNNNNNNNNNNNNNNNNNNNNNNNNNNNNNNNNNNNNNNNNNNNNNNNNNNNNNNTGACTGTAACTGTGtttctggcaacaatttaattatgcttttttgcagacgtttactgaTACCGGTTATATTCAACGGGTGTTACGGTTGTAAAATTAATCAATTAATCTGTTCTttggcacactcagatgagagtgctctgaaatcggagtagatagccagagtgaattaacAATGTTCATTGAGAACGCACAATGACTATACCGCTTAGCTAAGCCTGATGTATTAATAGCCAACTAAATTTGTGtttggtagctagctaacataatggtACATACTGCTGCAATGATATGCTACGCGTttcgtaaggatagcgtagcAAAGAAACTTAACttatttgtcataattagttataGCACTGAAATTGTATCCGCTCTCGTCTCACTTCGGACACCATATTTTCTGCCATTTTCTTAAAATGTTATGAGGCCACGCCTGTTgtctgaagaattgcattatgggccctgaAAGCACGGAAATAATGTCCACTGCTTGAAAACTTCGTATTTTAGCTAAtctggcatactaactatatccatactatgaccagtaaacatactatatactatatacacttatatacatactatatacactatatactatatacacttaCATCACAAGTAGTATGGTTAGATGTATGTAGCTACTGATTTTGTGTAGTTATTTCTAGGCTATTGTAATCAACTTTGATATACCATTTGACAACAACAATATGTCATTTGAAACCGAAAGGTGTATCATCAAATACCATTTCTACAAAAGCCAGTCTTTTCTTTCTCTGTCATTACTGTATTCCCATACCTCATACTGAAAATtgaatttatgtttttttttaaatgtattaaa
Encoded here:
- the LOC135564627 gene encoding ferritin, middle subunit-like, coding for MESQIRQNYHHDCEAAINRMINLEMFASYTYTSMAFYFSRDDVALRGFAHFFKENSDEEREHADKLLSFQNKRGGRILLQDIKKPERDEWGNGLEAMQCALQLEKNVNQALLDLHMIASGKVDPHLCDFLETHYLNEQVEAIKKLGDHITNLTKMDAVKNKMAEYLFDKHTLGEQS